In a single window of the Elaeis guineensis isolate ETL-2024a chromosome 4, EG11, whole genome shotgun sequence genome:
- the LOC105044179 gene encoding noroxomaritidine synthase 2-like, which yields MAARLLVASLCLLQTYPEILISVACFFFFYCYQKTNKGPGIPVNWPFVGMLPALLAHFHHLHDWSTMVLKETGCTFLFRGSWFSGIDVLFTCDPANVHHVFGANFLNYPKGDDFKEIFDILGDGIFNSDAESWRTQRMRAHNLISDQRFRSFVAQSSRNKVEKGLIPLLDQLAKQDIAVDLQDVFLRLTFDITSYLVFGADTGCLSIGFPTVPFAEAMDDATEALLFRHILRPAWWKLQRWLRIGKEKKLALAWEVMDQFITQRIAEKKEERNKSRSHEEAPRDLLSSYINDCDVLHVVDMENPMELDKFLRDTAMTFMTAGRDTTGTALTWFFWLLSKNPLVELKILEELKSLRKERSCSDPMTVFDAEELKKLVYLHAALCESLRLYPPVPFEHKGVLQPEVLPSGHKAQPGTKILFVLYAMGRMEGVWGKDCLEFKPERWISEKGKLRHEPSYKFSAFTSGPRTCLGKDIAFTQMKAVVAAMVYNFHVDVVEGHVVEPKISIILHMKNGLMVRIRKRASA from the coding sequence ATGGCTGCCCGTTTGTTAGTGGCTTCACTATGCCTCTTGCAAACATACCCTGAGATCCTCATATCCGTTgcttgcttcttctttttctactgCTACCAAAAAACCAATAAGGGACCTGGGATCCCAGTGAATTGGCCATTCGTGGGGATGCTCCCGGCCTTACTTGCCCACTTCCACCACCTCCATGACTGGAGCACCATGGTCCTGAAGGAGACCGGGTGCACCTTCTTGTTCCGTGGCTCGTGGTTCTCAGGAATAGACGTGTTGTTTACCTGCGACCCAGCCAACGTGCACCATGTCTTCGGTGCCAATTTCCTGAACTATCCGAAGGGCGACGACTTCAAGGAGATCTTCGACATCCTCGGCGACGGAATCTTCAATTCCGACGCAGAGTCATGGAGAACGCAAAGGATGAGAGCCCATAACCTGATTAGTGATCAAAGGTTTCGGTCCTTCGTGGCGCAGTCAAGCCGAAACAAGGTGGAGAAGGGACTCATCCCTCTTCTGGATCAACTTGCCAAACAAGATATTGCGGTAGACTTGCAGGATGTGTTCCTAAGGCTAACCTTTGATATCACCTCTTACTTGGTTTTTGGCGCTGACACAGGGTGCCTCTCTATCGGATTTCCCACGGTTCCATTTGCCGAGGCTATGGATGATGCCACGGAGGCCTTGCTCTTCCGGCACATACTGCGACCGGCGTGGTGGAAGTTGCAGAGATGGCTAAGGATAGGGAAGGAGAAAAAATTGGCACTGGCGTGGGAAGTGATGGACCAATTCATAACACAACGAATTGctgagaaaaaggaggagagaaaCAAATCAAGAAGCCATGAGGAGGCACCAAGAGATCTATTATCATCTTATATTAATGATTGTGACGTTCTTCATGTCGTGGATATGGAAAATCCGATGGAATTGGATAAGTTTCTTCGAGATACAGCAATGACTTTTATGACTGCAGGAAGGGACACCACTGGTACCGCCCTCACATGGTTCTTTTGGTTGCTTTCAAAGAATCCACTTGTGGAGCTGAAGATCCTGGAGGAATTGAAGTCGCTACGAAAGGAGAGGTCATGCTCGGACCCCATGACCGTATTCGATGCCGAGGAGCTCAAAAAGTTGGTCTACTTGCATGCAGCCTTGTGTGAATCCCTCAGGCTGTACCCGCCGGTCCCGTTCGAGCACAAAGGTGTGTTGCAACCTGAAGTCCTTCCCAGCGGCCACAAAGCCCAGCCAGGAACGAAGATACTGTTCGTTTTGTATGCTATGGGACGCATGGAAGGAGTATGGGGAAAAGATTGCTTGGAATTTAAGCCTGAGAGATGGATTTCAGAGAAGGGAAAGTTGAGGCATGAGCCATCTTATAAGTTTTCTGCATTCACCTCCGGGCCGAGGACTTGTCTGGGGAAGGACATAGCCTTCACTCAGATGAAGGCGGTTGTGGCTGCCATGGTGTATAACTTCCATGTTGATGTGGTTGAAGGCCATGTGGTTGAGCCAAAGATTTCCATCATCCTTCACATGAAGAATGGTTTGATGGTGAGGATTAGAAAGAGAGCTAGTGCCTGA